The following coding sequences lie in one Candidatus Kryptobacter tengchongensis genomic window:
- a CDS encoding 2-oxoglutarate ferredoxin oxidoreductase subunit beta, whose product MAIVKNTVYMKEVELPFCPGCGHSQILPQLDKAMAKLNLDPRKTVLVTDIGCVGLSDQYFNVNAFHGLHGRSITYACGLKMANPELTVIVLMGDGGLGIGGTHFINAARRNIDITVIIFNNFNFGMTGGEHSVTTPFGGKTATTYLGNIEYPLDACSLVQAVNGGFAARTTIFDKNLADLLAEAIAFKGFSAVDIWEYCTAYYVPRNELNKEKMMKLLETYGFKTGIVHKVERKEFIESYHEIYLNQPTKQFKQISLDTEFENNLTQKTGIIIAGAAGQKVKSSATVFGSSAILAGLYATQKDDYPITIMTGHSVSEIILDKKEINYTGIDNPDYLIVIAPEGLAKVKKIIQNMPETSTIFVDDQLLSLLPNTNAKIESYPFKKAANAIDRFSITILSLATFLARTNLFPIEAFKKAVTLTQKKAIAEINLKAVEAGVKLVEENIYAK is encoded by the coding sequence ATGGCGATTGTAAAAAATACTGTATATATGAAAGAGGTTGAACTACCCTTTTGTCCAGGTTGTGGGCATTCACAAATTTTGCCCCAACTTGACAAAGCAATGGCTAAATTAAACCTTGACCCAAGGAAAACCGTTCTCGTAACTGATATCGGTTGCGTTGGATTATCAGACCAGTATTTCAATGTTAATGCTTTCCATGGCTTGCATGGTCGCTCAATCACATACGCATGCGGTTTAAAAATGGCAAACCCAGAGCTCACTGTGATTGTTCTGATGGGAGATGGTGGGCTTGGAATCGGCGGAACCCATTTCATAAATGCTGCAAGAAGAAACATTGATATCACAGTTATAATTTTTAACAACTTCAACTTCGGTATGACTGGCGGAGAACATTCTGTCACAACCCCATTTGGCGGGAAAACAGCCACAACTTATCTTGGAAACATTGAATATCCGCTTGATGCTTGCTCCCTCGTTCAAGCAGTAAATGGAGGATTCGCAGCAAGAACAACTATCTTTGATAAAAATCTCGCTGATCTGCTCGCAGAAGCAATAGCATTTAAAGGTTTCTCCGCCGTTGATATATGGGAATATTGCACCGCATACTATGTCCCAAGAAATGAACTTAACAAAGAAAAAATGATGAAACTGCTTGAAACCTATGGATTTAAAACAGGTATTGTCCATAAAGTTGAAAGAAAAGAGTTTATAGAATCATATCACGAGATCTACCTTAATCAACCCACAAAGCAATTTAAACAAATTTCACTTGATACCGAATTTGAGAATAACCTCACCCAGAAAACAGGTATAATCATTGCAGGTGCAGCTGGTCAAAAGGTAAAGTCAAGCGCAACCGTCTTCGGTTCATCTGCAATTCTGGCTGGTTTATATGCCACTCAAAAAGATGATTATCCAATTACAATTATGACCGGACATTCCGTTTCCGAGATCATACTTGATAAAAAAGAAATAAACTACACAGGGATAGATAACCCTGATTATTTAATTGTTATAGCACCTGAAGGACTTGCAAAAGTGAAGAAAATAATCCAAAATATGCCTGAAACTTCAACAATTTTCGTTGATGATCAACTTCTTTCATTATTACCTAATACAAATGCAAAAATTGAATCTTACCCATTCAAAAAAGCCGCAAACGCAATTGATAGATTTTCAATAACCATTCTCTCGCTCGCAACTTTTCTTGCAAGGACGAATTTATTCCCTATTGAAGCATTTAAAAAAGCGGTGACCTTAACACAAAAGAAAGCAATCGCTGAAATAAACTTGAAGGCAGTTGAAGCTGGCGTCAAACTTGTTGAGGAAAATATCTATGCGAAATAA
- a CDS encoding Uncharacterized conserved protein YecE, DUF72 family has translation MILIGTSGYSFQDWRGNFYPENIEDGKMLDYYKKFFKAVEINSTYYRIPSPNVFYHLDKKTPPDFHFIVKVHKQTTHQREGNREAMESLLKATEPLTKSEKLKGFLAQFPYSFKDTPENREYILETKKFANGIPLIVEFRHISWVNESTYKFLAENDIPYVCVDEPRLRGLIPPQSIATSTKIGYIRFHGRNAENWWEGGVGERYDYLYNESELREWLPRIKELNEKVETLYIFFNNCHRGSAPKNAQMLQKILDEEGIK, from the coding sequence ATGATTTTAATTGGCACATCAGGTTATAGTTTTCAGGATTGGAGAGGGAATTTTTATCCTGAAAACATTGAAGATGGAAAGATGCTTGACTATTACAAGAAATTCTTTAAAGCAGTTGAGATAAATTCAACATATTACAGAATCCCAAGCCCAAATGTTTTTTATCACCTTGATAAAAAAACACCTCCCGACTTTCATTTCATAGTTAAAGTTCACAAGCAGACAACACACCAAAGGGAAGGAAATCGTGAGGCGATGGAATCTCTTTTAAAAGCCACAGAACCGTTAACGAAAAGCGAAAAATTAAAAGGTTTTCTTGCGCAATTCCCCTATTCATTTAAAGATACCCCAGAAAACAGAGAATACATTCTTGAAACCAAAAAATTTGCCAATGGAATTCCACTTATTGTTGAATTCAGACATATAAGTTGGGTGAATGAATCTACTTACAAATTTCTCGCTGAAAATGATATTCCTTATGTTTGTGTTGATGAACCAAGACTGCGTGGCTTAATCCCGCCCCAAAGCATAGCAACAAGCACTAAAATTGGCTATATAAGATTTCACGGTCGTAATGCTGAAAATTGGTGGGAGGGCGGTGTCGGTGAAAGATATGACTACCTCTATAATGAAAGCGAACTCCGAGAATGGCTACCAAGGATAAAAGAACTAAATGAGAAAGTTGAAACACTTTATATTTTCTTCAATAACTGTCATCGTGGAAGTGCCCCCAAAAACGCACAAATGCTACAAAAAATTCTTGATGAAGAGGGTATAAAATGA
- a CDS encoding heptosyltransferase-2, whose product MKQKRILVIRPDRVGDVVLATPLLRELRKTFPDSFIAVMVRPYTKDILLNNPNINEIIIDDFEKEHKGWKGFWKQVLKLRKYKFNIALHLLPTQRHAWMTFFAGIKTRINVGIKFYGVLTFMKYVSRNKYIPIRHEADYSLDLGRKIGVKSDNIEPEIFLSYEEIEYAKKLVPKNNDEIIIGINPLSGKSSPNWEIEKYIDLAKKILEEIPESIIYVNLHNDLDALTKFKSLKSSRVNFIYNVSLRELILYISRFDLLISSSTGAMHIASALKVPTVSMFCPLPACSPNLWGPLGNKHEIILPSENFCKINCPGDPHICAFGDGIKVDDVLKATLKILNHISVK is encoded by the coding sequence ATGAAACAAAAAAGAATTCTCGTCATAAGACCAGATAGAGTTGGAGATGTTGTGCTCGCAACCCCATTGTTAAGAGAGTTAAGAAAAACATTCCCTGATTCCTTTATAGCTGTGATGGTTCGCCCTTATACAAAAGACATCCTTCTAAATAACCCAAACATCAATGAGATAATAATTGATGATTTTGAAAAGGAGCACAAAGGCTGGAAAGGTTTCTGGAAACAGGTTTTAAAATTGAGAAAATATAAATTTAACATCGCCCTTCATCTACTACCAACACAAAGACACGCATGGATGACCTTCTTCGCAGGGATAAAAACAAGAATAAATGTCGGAATTAAATTTTACGGAGTCTTAACCTTTATGAAGTATGTCAGTAGAAATAAGTATATACCCATAAGACACGAAGCTGATTACTCACTTGACCTTGGAAGAAAAATTGGAGTTAAAAGCGATAATATTGAACCAGAAATTTTCTTAAGCTATGAAGAAATTGAATACGCAAAAAAACTTGTGCCTAAAAACAACGATGAAATTATAATTGGAATAAATCCACTTAGCGGAAAATCTTCACCAAATTGGGAAATTGAAAAATATATTGATCTTGCTAAGAAAATTCTTGAGGAAATCCCTGAATCAATAATTTATGTCAACCTTCACAACGATTTAGACGCATTAACCAAATTTAAATCTCTTAAATCAAGCAGAGTTAATTTCATCTACAACGTTTCTCTTCGTGAATTGATTCTTTATATATCAAGATTTGATCTTCTCATTTCTTCAAGCACTGGTGCAATGCATATAGCCTCTGCTTTAAAAGTTCCAACTGTGTCAATGTTTTGCCCTCTCCCAGCGTGTTCCCCAAATTTATGGGGTCCACTTGGAAATAAACATGAAATAATTTTACCATCAGAGAATTTCTGCAAGATAAACTGCCCTGGCGATCCCCATATTTGCGCATTTGGCGACGGTATTAAAGTTGATGATGTTCTAAAGGCGACATTAAAAATTTTAAACCATATCTCAGTAAAATAA
- a CDS encoding Predicted acetyltransferase → MKIRQARSIDIDDITYIISTAFLISDYHGLRENIIDNPRYSYKDIIVVEDGEEIIACTKIIPLKVSFKGKIVDSGGISAVAVLPEYRKRGIADMMLKDAIRRMFNANYPFSLLYPFQHRFYRKYGWEYIGATMLYEIEPSNIQLFNERFNVRKMRNSEREKIKKVYAEKIKSTNFSLWRSDSFWTRIVFPNFPNPYVYDDGEIKGYVSFEMKKSENSQIEIYIKELVALTPDSYRGLWGFFASLSEQVSKIKYLAPPDEPLFDILIEPREKDFKRPFFEFKSYASICSGFMMRVINLEEALKLLTTANAPNGEATIEINDTFLQENNFTFKISVENLNVYLQKTSKMPDVKTDIATFSQIISGFSKPSLLYQTGRIQGNEKALKFLDSVFADSLPFMFQFDIF, encoded by the coding sequence ATGAAAATTCGCCAAGCGAGGTCAATTGACATTGATGACATAACTTACATCATTTCCACTGCTTTTTTAATTTCAGATTATCACGGCTTGCGGGAAAACATAATAGATAACCCGAGATACTCATATAAAGATATAATCGTCGTTGAGGATGGTGAGGAAATAATTGCCTGCACAAAGATAATACCTTTGAAAGTTTCATTCAAAGGTAAAATAGTTGATTCTGGCGGAATATCAGCAGTCGCAGTCCTGCCTGAATACAGAAAACGTGGAATTGCAGACATGATGTTAAAAGACGCCATTAGAAGAATGTTTAACGCAAATTATCCATTCTCACTTCTCTACCCATTTCAACATAGATTCTACAGAAAATATGGCTGGGAGTATATCGGTGCGACCATGCTCTATGAAATTGAACCTTCAAACATTCAACTTTTTAACGAAAGGTTCAATGTTAGAAAAATGAGAAATTCAGAACGAGAGAAAATCAAAAAAGTTTACGCTGAAAAAATTAAATCAACAAACTTTTCGCTCTGGCGAAGCGATTCCTTCTGGACACGAATTGTTTTTCCAAATTTCCCAAATCCGTATGTCTATGACGATGGCGAAATCAAAGGGTATGTATCATTTGAGATGAAAAAAAGCGAAAATTCGCAAATTGAAATTTATATAAAGGAACTTGTCGCTTTAACCCCAGACTCATATCGTGGGCTTTGGGGATTTTTTGCATCGCTTTCCGAACAGGTATCAAAAATTAAATACCTCGCCCCGCCTGATGAACCTTTGTTTGATATCCTGATTGAACCAAGGGAAAAGGACTTTAAACGACCGTTCTTTGAATTCAAATCTTATGCTTCAATTTGCTCTGGATTTATGATGAGAGTTATAAACCTTGAAGAAGCCCTTAAACTGCTTACAACCGCAAACGCACCAAACGGTGAAGCAACAATAGAGATAAATGATACATTTTTACAAGAAAACAACTTCACATTTAAAATTAGCGTTGAAAATCTAAATGTATATCTTCAAAAAACCAGCAAAATGCCAGATGTAAAAACAGACATCGCGACATTTTCCCAGATAATTTCTGGCTTCTCAAAGCCAAGTTTGCTTTATCAAACAGGAAGGATACAGGGAAATGAAAAGGCTTTAAAATTTCTTGATTCCGTCTTCGCCGATTCTTTGCCTTTTATGTTTCAATTTGATATATTTTGA
- a CDS encoding Thioredoxin-related protein has translation MRIILILLTAIFFAGLTFNIQDKKELKWYSFSDGLKLAKSENKKVLIDVYTDWCEWCKKMDEEVYTNSTVKNYIASKFVLIKLNAESEKKHIFEGREYSEMELAYIFGVEGFPTTIFIREDMQPITAVPGYFPAEVFMKILTFIGDDYYLKMSFDDYLEKTGGLPKN, from the coding sequence ATGAGAATTATTTTAATTTTACTTACCGCAATCTTTTTCGCAGGTCTCACATTTAACATTCAAGATAAAAAAGAGCTAAAATGGTATTCATTTTCAGATGGATTGAAACTTGCAAAATCAGAAAATAAAAAGGTTTTGATAGATGTCTATACCGACTGGTGCGAATGGTGTAAAAAGATGGATGAAGAAGTTTATACAAATTCAACTGTGAAAAATTATATTGCTTCAAAATTTGTCCTGATAAAATTAAATGCGGAATCGGAGAAAAAACATATTTTTGAAGGTCGTGAATACAGCGAAATGGAGCTTGCTTATATCTTTGGAGTTGAAGGTTTCCCAACGACAATTTTCATTCGTGAGGATATGCAACCAATTACAGCAGTTCCAGGATATTTTCCAGCGGAGGTCTTTATGAAAATTTTGACATTTATAGGAGATGATTACTACCTTAAAATGAGCTTTGACGACTACCTTGAGAAAACAGGCGGATTGCCAAAGAATTAA
- a CDS encoding SpoU rRNA Methylase family protein, giving the protein MRKLTPLEIEKKRHTLEELKTIERHPIYVLLDNIRSVYNVGSIFRTSDAALIKKLYLTGYTPHPPRKDIEKTALGAIESVPWEYHKNPIDIIKLLKQEDVKIVALEITDASIPYYEIKPSHFPLCLVIGNEITGISDEVLSMCDISIEIPQFGIKHSLNVAVAYGIAVYELVKIYRTYHASVK; this is encoded by the coding sequence ATGCGAAAACTTACCCCACTTGAGATTGAAAAGAAAAGGCACACGCTTGAAGAACTAAAAACAATTGAGCGACATCCAATTTATGTCCTGCTTGATAACATAAGAAGTGTCTACAATGTAGGTTCAATTTTCAGAACGAGCGACGCTGCGCTCATAAAAAAACTCTACTTAACTGGCTATACTCCACATCCACCAAGAAAAGATATTGAAAAAACAGCACTTGGGGCAATTGAAAGTGTCCCCTGGGAATATCACAAAAACCCAATTGACATAATAAAATTGCTAAAACAAGAAGATGTTAAAATTGTCGCGCTTGAAATAACCGATGCCAGCATACCTTACTATGAGATAAAACCAAGTCACTTTCCACTTTGTCTTGTGATAGGGAATGAAATCACTGGAATTTCTGATGAGGTTCTTTCTATGTGTGACATATCAATTGAAATACCACAATTTGGGATAAAACATTCGCTTAATGTTGCTGTCGCTTATGGGATAGCAGTTTATGAACTTGTGAAAATTTACAGGACATATCACGCAAGCGTGAAATAA
- a CDS encoding Putative DNA-binding domain-containing protein has translation MSPEQLSNILFEGEGLTVEFKRKVSSPEKIAKAMIAFANTHGGVLIFGIDDDGSVVGVNSEKEEIDLIFTAAREHCYPPIEPKIEILEFEGKDVIVVTVERSETKPHYLVSSNGDAGKVFIRLGSQNVIASDEMVKLLKCEKDEQPLRITIGERERRLLNYLDNFGRITVKEFSKLVKISEDEASDILVNLVRAGVLKIHIADGGDYFTLA, from the coding sequence ATGAGCCCAGAGCAATTGAGTAATATTCTATTTGAGGGGGAAGGATTAACAGTTGAGTTTAAAAGAAAGGTTTCATCGCCTGAGAAAATTGCAAAAGCTATGATTGCGTTTGCAAATACTCATGGAGGGGTTTTAATTTTTGGAATTGATGATGATGGTAGTGTGGTTGGTGTTAACAGTGAAAAGGAGGAGATTGATTTGATTTTTACAGCAGCAAGGGAACACTGTTATCCGCCGATAGAGCCGAAGATTGAAATTCTGGAATTTGAAGGCAAAGATGTTATCGTGGTGACTGTTGAAAGAAGCGAAACGAAACCACATTATCTTGTCAGCTCAAATGGGGATGCTGGAAAGGTTTTTATAAGGCTTGGTTCTCAAAATGTCATAGCCAGTGATGAGATGGTGAAACTTTTAAAATGCGAGAAAGATGAACAACCGCTGAGAATAACAATTGGAGAAAGGGAAAGGCGACTTTTGAATTACCTTGATAATTTCGGCAGAATAACTGTGAAGGAGTTTAGCAAACTTGTCAAGATAAGTGAGGATGAAGCGTCTGATATCCTTGTTAATCTCGTAAGGGCTGGTGTTTTAAAAATTCACATTGCTGACGGAGGGGATTATTTCACGCTTGCGTGA
- a CDS encoding monofunctional biosynthetic peptidoglycan transglycosylase — MKFKLLAFFVVLLFLGYLIYEFIRIDREIENLKYENPKMTALMKQRMEEARREGKSYRINQVWIPISKVSPYLIEAVIVSEDASFFDHQGVDWYEVRESIKKNLQRGRIARGASTITMQVAKNLFLSTSRDPLRKLAEVIIAFRIEQKLSKRRILEIYLNIIELGDGIFGVESASRKYFGKSASELTMEEAARLASIIPSPLRYTPNSNKRFVSWRSKIILNRMIARAKIKEGVSDEPRAIE, encoded by the coding sequence ATGAAATTTAAGTTGCTTGCTTTTTTTGTAGTTTTATTATTTCTGGGCTATTTGATTTATGAATTTATCAGGATTGACAGAGAGATTGAAAATCTTAAGTATGAAAATCCGAAGATGACAGCGCTTATGAAACAACGAATGGAGGAGGCGAGGAGAGAAGGGAAATCATATCGTATAAATCAAGTCTGGATACCGATTTCAAAGGTTTCTCCATATTTAATAGAAGCAGTGATTGTATCTGAAGATGCGAGTTTTTTTGACCATCAGGGGGTTGATTGGTATGAGGTTAGGGAATCAATCAAAAAAAATCTTCAGCGTGGGAGAATTGCGAGAGGTGCGAGCACCATAACGATGCAAGTTGCGAAAAATTTATTCCTTTCAACTTCAAGAGATCCATTAAGAAAGCTTGCGGAAGTTATAATCGCTTTTAGAATAGAACAAAAGCTTTCAAAGAGAAGGATTCTTGAGATCTATTTGAATATAATTGAGCTTGGTGATGGGATTTTTGGGGTTGAATCGGCTTCAAGAAAGTATTTTGGTAAATCTGCATCTGAGTTGACGATGGAGGAAGCAGCTCGGCTTGCTTCAATAATTCCAAGTCCATTGCGGTATACTCCAAATTCAAATAAAAGATTTGTTTCATGGAGAAGCAAGATAATTTTGAATAGAATGATCGCAAGGGCAAAAATAAAAGAGGGGGTATCAGATGAGCCCAGAGCAATTGAGTAA
- a CDS encoding putative holliday junction resolvase → MSQDTRKSKPSTGRIMGIDFGSKRIGISISDPTLTIAQGLLVLENNPEFFDKVKDICFKYDVKLIVVGLPISLSGRYSSKTNEVLKFVDKLKSKLKIDIVKWDERFTTKIAQRAKIEMNLKKKKRKEKIFDDIISATLILQSYLDFLKNKEKFDGVE, encoded by the coding sequence GTGTCTCAAGATACCAGGAAAAGTAAACCTTCTACGGGTAGGATAATGGGGATTGACTTCGGAAGTAAAAGAATTGGGATCTCCATCAGCGACCCAACTTTGACAATTGCCCAAGGCTTGCTTGTTCTTGAAAACAATCCCGAATTTTTTGATAAGGTAAAAGATATTTGTTTTAAATATGATGTCAAATTAATTGTTGTCGGTTTGCCGATAAGTTTGAGTGGGAGATATTCAAGTAAGACAAATGAGGTTTTAAAATTCGTTGATAAACTTAAGTCAAAATTGAAAATTGATATCGTCAAATGGGACGAAAGATTTACCACGAAGATCGCTCAAAGGGCAAAGATTGAAATGAATCTGAAAAAGAAGAAGAGAAAAGAGAAAATCTTTGATGATATTATCTCTGCCACCTTAATTTTGCAAAGTTATCTTGATTTTTTGAAAAACAAAGAGAAATTTGATGGGGTAGAATGA
- a CDS encoding GTP pyrophosphokinase yields the protein MLVIQDKYQANLKKLLDVCRKNLKNFNEDLITRAFWFSYNAHKDNYRASGEPYFNHPYEVAMIVANEIPLDDISVASALLHDIVEDTSFTIEDIQAEFGEKIARIVDGLTKITGIFEADTRNVVEAENYRKLLIALSTDIRVILVKFADRLHNMRTLEYLPEHKRRRIAKETLEIYAPLAHRFGLAQIKWELEDLAFKYLNPEAYEDIARRVAQTRKQREEYIKEFAKPIEKALAERGFKFEINGRPKHLYSIYNKMIKRGKTFEELYDLFAVRIILDTDNTTDCWTAYGIVTDIYRPVPERFKDYITNPKSNGYRSIHTTVIGPEGKMVEVQIRTRAMHEIAEKGLAAHWKYKENITETDKQFEQWIKWVRDILENQTDINEFVEDLKLNLYQDEIYVFTPKGDLKILPRGATPVDFAFEIHTEIGLRCIGAKVNGRVVPLNYQLKTGDQVEIITGKHRLPSRDWLNFVVTSKAKSQIRKWINEEKRRLVDIGKEIWEKKVRKSKIHINDDELLKIVRELYKVDNLQKFYLGIAEGEFDLVDVVRKIKERQEAKETTKYDKEVIDNVIGEILKPQKAIVIDGTGFNLLYTFAKCCHPVPGDDIIGFVTRGEGIKIHRRDCINVERLKEQDEDRFVEVVWSTILDGMAFPVGIAIEGEDKPGVLKEITTVISGYQNTNIKAVNIETQNSIFRGIIIVEVKNLEHLNVLIDKLRRIESVYSVSRYQEK from the coding sequence ATGTTGGTTATTCAAGATAAATATCAGGCTAATTTGAAGAAGCTTCTTGATGTATGCAGGAAGAACCTTAAAAATTTCAATGAAGATCTTATAACTCGGGCTTTCTGGTTTAGTTACAATGCGCATAAGGACAATTATCGTGCATCTGGGGAACCTTATTTTAATCATCCCTATGAGGTTGCAATGATTGTTGCTAATGAGATCCCGCTTGATGATATATCCGTTGCGAGCGCACTTCTTCATGACATAGTTGAGGATACAAGCTTTACGATTGAAGATATACAAGCGGAGTTTGGGGAGAAGATAGCAAGAATTGTTGATGGGCTTACGAAAATAACAGGAATTTTTGAGGCGGATACTCGGAATGTCGTTGAAGCTGAAAATTATCGTAAACTTTTAATAGCTCTTTCAACGGATATTAGAGTAATTCTTGTCAAGTTTGCTGACCGCCTTCATAATATGAGGACGCTTGAATATCTTCCTGAACATAAAAGAAGAAGGATCGCAAAGGAAACGCTTGAAATTTACGCTCCACTTGCACATAGATTTGGGCTTGCTCAAATAAAGTGGGAACTTGAAGATCTTGCGTTTAAATATCTAAATCCAGAGGCTTATGAGGACATAGCAAGACGAGTTGCTCAAACAAGGAAACAAAGAGAAGAATATATCAAAGAGTTCGCAAAACCAATTGAAAAAGCCCTCGCTGAACGCGGATTTAAATTTGAGATAAACGGTCGCCCTAAGCATCTGTATAGCATTTATAATAAAATGATTAAAAGAGGGAAAACGTTTGAAGAACTTTACGATCTATTTGCAGTGCGAATTATACTTGATACGGATAACACAACAGATTGTTGGACAGCTTATGGAATTGTTACGGATATATATAGACCCGTTCCAGAAAGATTTAAGGATTACATAACAAATCCAAAGTCAAATGGTTATCGTTCAATTCACACAACTGTTATTGGTCCTGAGGGAAAAATGGTTGAGGTTCAAATAAGAACACGCGCTATGCATGAGATCGCTGAGAAGGGACTTGCTGCGCACTGGAAATATAAAGAAAATATCACGGAAACAGACAAACAATTTGAGCAATGGATAAAATGGGTTCGCGATATACTTGAAAATCAAACCGATATAAATGAGTTTGTTGAAGATCTTAAACTTAATCTTTATCAGGATGAAATTTATGTTTTCACGCCGAAAGGAGATTTGAAAATTTTGCCAAGGGGTGCAACACCTGTTGATTTTGCTTTTGAAATCCATACTGAAATCGGGCTTCGCTGTATCGGGGCTAAAGTCAATGGTAGAGTCGTCCCACTTAATTATCAGCTTAAAACGGGTGACCAAGTTGAGATAATAACGGGTAAGCATCGCTTACCGAGCAGAGATTGGTTAAACTTCGTTGTAACATCAAAAGCGAAATCGCAGATAAGAAAATGGATAAACGAGGAGAAAAGACGGCTTGTTGATATCGGTAAAGAGATATGGGAAAAGAAGGTTAGAAAAAGCAAAATACACATAAACGATGATGAACTTTTAAAAATAGTCAGGGAGCTTTACAAGGTTGATAATCTTCAAAAGTTTTATCTTGGAATCGCAGAAGGCGAATTTGATTTGGTTGATGTTGTAAGAAAAATTAAAGAAAGGCAAGAAGCAAAGGAAACCACAAAGTACGATAAAGAGGTAATTGATAATGTTATAGGCGAAATTTTAAAGCCACAGAAGGCAATAGTTATAGATGGAACGGGTTTCAATTTGCTTTATACATTTGCGAAGTGCTGTCATCCTGTTCCAGGGGATGATATCATTGGCTTTGTAACAAGAGGTGAGGGGATAAAAATACATCGTCGTGACTGCATCAATGTTGAAAGGTTAAAAGAACAGGACGAGGATAGATTTGTTGAAGTGGTGTGGTCTACCATACTTGATGGGATGGCTTTTCCAGTTGGTATAGCAATTGAAGGCGAGGATAAACCAGGAGTGCTTAAAGAGATCACAACTGTAATTTCAGGATATCAGAATACAAATATAAAAGCTGTTAACATTGAAACTCAAAATTCAATTTTCCGTGGAATTATAATAGTTGAGGTGAAAAACCTTGAGCATTTGAATGTTCTGATTGATAAATTAAGAAGAATTGAGAGTGTTTACAGTGTCTCAAGATACCAGGAAAAGTAA
- a CDS encoding N-acetyl-alpha-D-glucosaminyl L-malate synthase BshA encodes MKIGIICYPTYGGSGVVATELGKNLASKGHEIHFICYAIPIKLNKFLANIYFHEVELYQYPLFEFPIYTDALASKIIDVARFNKLDIIHVHYAIPHATSAILAKMILNNKIKVITTLHGTDITLVGLEPSFTPVVRFGIEASDGVTAVSKYLRETTISTYNINREIEVIPNFVDTETFKPSKNPQLRKRIAPKDEKILIHVSNFRKVKRVQDAVKVFDLVRKKIPSKLVFVGDGPERSDAENLCRQLKLYDDVVFLGKQEALHEILCSADIFLLPSQMESFGLSALEAMSCGIPVIATNVGGIPEVVLHGETGYLTEVGNVERMASYVIELLEDENKYREFSEKARERAEKLFDKNLIIPKYEIFYEKILNQ; translated from the coding sequence ATGAAAATTGGAATCATATGTTATCCAACTTATGGTGGAAGCGGGGTCGTAGCAACAGAGCTTGGGAAAAACCTTGCCAGCAAAGGGCATGAAATTCACTTCATTTGCTACGCAATACCTATAAAACTAAATAAATTCCTTGCCAACATATACTTTCATGAAGTTGAACTCTACCAGTATCCATTGTTTGAATTCCCAATTTATACTGATGCCCTCGCAAGCAAAATCATAGATGTTGCGCGATTTAATAAACTTGATATAATCCATGTTCATTACGCAATTCCACATGCAACAAGCGCTATCCTCGCAAAAATGATTCTCAACAATAAAATTAAAGTAATCACAACGCTCCATGGAACAGATATAACACTGGTGGGGCTTGAACCAAGCTTTACACCAGTTGTTAGGTTTGGAATTGAAGCAAGCGATGGCGTTACAGCGGTTTCAAAATATCTCCGTGAGACAACAATTTCAACATATAATATAAACCGTGAAATTGAAGTTATACCAAACTTTGTTGATACCGAAACATTTAAACCGAGTAAAAATCCTCAATTGAGAAAAAGAATTGCACCTAAGGATGAAAAAATCTTAATCCATGTTTCCAATTTCAGAAAAGTTAAGAGAGTTCAAGATGCTGTAAAGGTTTTTGATCTTGTGCGAAAAAAGATACCAAGCAAACTTGTTTTCGTCGGAGATGGACCCGAAAGAAGCGATGCGGAAAACCTCTGCAGACAACTTAAACTTTATGATGATGTTGTATTTTTGGGAAAACAAGAAGCGTTACACGAGATTTTGTGCTCTGCAGATATATTTCTTCTCCCAAGCCAAATGGAAAGCTTTGGGCTTTCTGCACTTGAAGCTATGAGCTGTGGCATTCCCGTTATAGCAACTAATGTTGGCGGAATCCCCGAGGTTGTTCTTCACGGTGAAACAGGCTATCTAACAGAAGTCGGAAATGTTGAAAGAATGGCTTCGTATGTTATTGAACTCCTTGAGGATGAGAACAAATACAGGGAATTTTCAGAAAAAGCACGGGAAAGAGCAGAAAAACTTTTTGACAAAAATTTGATAATTCCAAAATATGAAATCTTCTATGAAAAAATTTTAAATCAGTAA